Sequence from the bacterium genome:
ACGGTCCGGTGGCGCAAAATCAAGGCACAACGACGCGCACCGACTTGCAGCGCGTCCTTGTGCCTTGCGGATGACTCAGGCGGCCGGTGCGCCGCCGGTCAAAACATCGGCATTTTTCGCGAGAGATGCAAGCCTGGCTTTCACTTGCGTAGCTTGTCGCGAATCAGATCGATCAAGTCCAGGATGCGTTTGTTGTAGCGCTGCTGGCGCTGAATCTCCTCGAGCATCTTGAGCGCCTCCTCGGAACGGCCGCTCTTGTTGAGGCGCAGCGCTTCCACGTACTTGCTGCGAACGTCCTCGCTCGCGAAGGCTTCCTCGCGCGCATTCAGGCGTGATTCGGCGTCCCAGATGTACTTGTCGATGGTCTTGTTGCCGGGCTCCGCTTCCTTGGCGCGCTTGAATGATTCGATGGCCTCGGCATAGCGGCGGTCGATGTAGTATTTCACGCCCTGGTTGAAATGCTGGCCGATGGTGAGCTTGCGGTCCAACTCCGCCACTTTGGCGGCGATGGCATTGCGCTCCGCGGTCCCCAACTCGGCTTCATTGAGCAGGCGGTTGTACGTTTGAATGGCTTCGACGTTGTTGCCCTGGGCTTCATAGGTTTGGGCGCGGCGGCGCATCTCCGCCACGCGGTTTTCCATCAGGGACTTGGTGCGTTCGATCCAGCTCCTGAGCTCGGCGTTATCCGGCACGCGCACCAGCCCGGCTTCCCAGGCGTCGATGGCCTGGCGGTACTGCTCCACATCGAAATAGCGCTTGCCCTTGTCGAGCTGCTGCGCAACGAACATGCTGTCGGCGCGCGCCACTTTCGCGGCCTCGGCCTGGGCAATCTCCGCCTGCTTGCGCGCTTCTTCTTCCTCCATCTTCTTTTCCGCCCGGTTCTTCCACACCAGCGCGTCTTCGTTGTTGGGGAAGATGTTGCTGGCCTGCGCGAAATTCAGGCGGGCTTGAAAGAAGTTTTGCTGCTGAAAATAAGTCCGGCCCTTGGCCATCAGCTCGTCGAATTCCGTTTGCTGCTCCAAACGGCGCTGGTTCTCAATCTGCTTAGCAATACGGTCTTTTTCCCGGTCGCGCGCAAGCTGAATCAGCTCATTTTTCGTGCGGCCGAAGTGAATCGTCAGGCTCACGCGATGTTCCATGCCGAACACGCCAAAGCTCTCTTCACTGGCGTACTTGCCCATGGCGTAGTCGATCTGGAAATTTTGGTAGACGACGCCGCCGCCATAGCTGAAGACACTGCCGTTGTATCCGGCGCGCAGCATGGCCTGGTTGCGATAGATGTACTCGCTGCCGAAGGCCATGCGACTGTCGGCCTGCGCCCGCTGTTCATAGCACAAGGAGAGGTTGAGGGCGTCGCCGCCCTCGCCGACGCGAATGGGCTTGGCGAGTCCGGCGCGCAGCAGCCGCGGAAAAGTCTCCTCAGTGGAGCCGAGCGTCAACGGTGTCATCACCAAATTCTCGAGCGCCACACCAAGCGCAAGATCCTCCAGCACGCCTTCGCCGAGATCCGGGCGATAGACCGCGCCGAGATCAAACGCCACGCTGGCAGTGGGGTCGGATTGGATTGAGATCACTTGCCGGTCAAGCTTGATATTGGCGCCGACCGAAAGCCCGAAGTTCAGGCTCTTGGCGCCGCCGATGATGATGCGATCCTGCCCGAAGGTGTTGCTCTCGCTCAGAATCTCGCCGTCATCCCGCACGTGCTTGACGTCGCCCACGTCCCAGTGCAACCAGCCCACCCCGAAGGTGCCGTAATCGAGCGTGGGATGCACATAGCCGACGAAGTGATACTTCGTGCCGTCGATCAGGGGCGTGTAAAACAGCGCGACGTTCTTCTGCTGGATGAAGTCCAGGCCGCCGGGATTCCAATAGAGCGTGGTGGCATCCGTCGGCATCGCAACCGTGGCGCCGCCCAATCCAATGGCGCGCGCGCCCACGCCCAGGGCAAACAGCGGATGAGTGCCGCCATCCTGCCCATGCGCGGGCAAAACGAGCACAGCGCTGGCAAGAAGGAGGAGCCAGGCCGGTAGGCGGTTTCGCGCTTGAAACCGCCGCTCGCCCTCACGGCTGGGGTTGTTAGCTTTGGCTTGCAGTTGCATCATGTCGTCACCTGCTGGGATTCTGAACGTTCACCGGCCCCGCGTCCCGGGGGCTGTCCCGGTTTTGGTTCTATCGAGACTTTCTAATGTCAGCGTCACCGAACGTACGCTCGTGCACTTTCGAACTGGCGTTGCGCGCAGACTTCGCCGGCGGACCGGCGCGCACGCTGCCGGCCACTACTTCACCACGGCCACTTTGGTGGTGGTCACACCAAACTTGGTTTTCAAGATGCCAACATAGACGCCGTTGAGCACCAGATTGCCCTTGCCGTTCAAGCCGTTCCACTCGATGTGGCTGCTGGCAAAGGAGCCGCCGCGGCTGCCCGCCCGGCCTTGCGGATCGGTCGCCTTGTAAGATTTTGCATATACCAACTCTCCGATCAAGGTGAAGATACGAAACTCGACCTCGGAGTCTTGCGGCAGGAAGTAATTGAAGCGGGTGATCACACTGCCATCTTCACGCGGCGCGAACGGGTTGGGATAGTTGTAAAACGAAGTTTCGAATTTGTCGTCAAACGGCACCAACATGGCCGAGGCGAGCACAAAGTCACTGCCGCTCAGGCCGTCGCTGGTCACCACCTGCACGCGCGGCTGCGGCTCCACTTCGTCAATGGCTTCGACATTTTCACTGTTGACGAACGCCAGCTTGAAATTCTTCACTGACACGTTATCCGCAATATCGACAAGCACATCGATCAAATCCGGCGAGCCGCTGGGCAGCGTGTCCTGCCGGGTGAAGGAGATGATCAACGGATTGGTGCTGGTGATGGCAGACAACTGGCCGTACTGAATCGCCGGATCGGCATGCGAAACCACGCGCAGCCGCTTGATGGCGGTATTGGGCGCAATCGCATTGGCGTTTCGATCGAGCAAATGAAATGCCAGTGACTTCAACAGGATGTTGCTGGAAGTCGCGCGGCCGTCATTGAGCAATCGCAGCGTCATCGCCGGCACGTTTTCCTGGCCGCGTGCCACCGGCCCGTCCTCGGGCCCGCCCTCGCTCCGGCTCAAAGAAGCGACCGTCAAGCGCTTGCGTTCCGTTTGAATCGAGACGTTGGCGCGCTGCACGCGCACATCCGCTTCGCGATTGGTGTTCTCATCGAAGGGCAGCGGCTCCTTCAACTCCAGCAGGATGCTCTCCTGCGTGGTCGAGGGTGTGGTGCGCGCCTTGACGCGCCAGCTCACGGTTTGCGCCGTGGTGATTTGTTCCAGCGGATCCGAAGCGGCGTAACCCTCCGGCAACTGGAGGGCAAAGCGAAAAGCCGTGTTGACCTGCGCCGCACCGAGATTGGCCACGCGCGCGGTAACCGTGAAGATCTGGTTCAGCCCAACCACGCCATCCAGCGCGGCAGAAGGCGGATCAGTAATCTCGCCTTCCAACGCGAGAGTGGCGCGGGGAACGATGTCGATTTTCAACGGCGACGAAACCGCCAGCAGCTCTTCTCCGCTGTTGCGATCCTTGCCGCTCACGCGCACGTGCACGAGCTGCCCGGTCGTCGCGAGCAATGGCGCTTTCAGGCGCCAGGTGGTGCTCACTTTGGTGGAATCCAATGAGCTGATGAAAACTTCGCGGTTGTCGATCACTTCGAAATTCGCCGGGAACAATTCGGCCTTGACGCCGACCAGCTTGCGGCCGGATATGGTGGCTTGTACCTTGAATTCCTGCTCGGTGCTGACGATGCCGTCGGTGGCGCCGCCCGGCTCCGAAATCACAAAGGTGATGGGATTGATCGCCGCCCCCAGGTCGGTCAACACTGGGATGCGCTTGAAGCCTTCATTCGCCGATTCCGCCCACGCGGCCTCCAGGCCGATGTTCTCGTCAAACGGCCGTTTGGTGATGCGCAGCGTGAGAAAGTCCGAGACCGTGGGCGTGGCCGGCGCTTGCGCCAACCATTCCACCACGCCGTCCACGGGAATATTGCGCTCCAGCTCATCGAGCGCGACCACGCCCGTTTGCCCCAGTTGCAGCGCAACGCGCGCGGAATCCACCACGCCGGC
This genomic interval carries:
- a CDS encoding PorV/PorQ family protein yields the protein MMQLQAKANNPSREGERRFQARNRLPAWLLLLASAVLVLPAHGQDGGTHPLFALGVGARAIGLGGATVAMPTDATTLYWNPGGLDFIQQKNVALFYTPLIDGTKYHFVGYVHPTLDYGTFGVGWLHWDVGDVKHVRDDGEILSESNTFGQDRIIIGGAKSLNFGLSVGANIKLDRQVISIQSDPTASVAFDLGAVYRPDLGEGVLEDLALGVALENLVMTPLTLGSTEETFPRLLRAGLAKPIRVGEGGDALNLSLCYEQRAQADSRMAFGSEYIYRNQAMLRAGYNGSVFSYGGGVVYQNFQIDYAMGKYASEESFGVFGMEHRVSLTIHFGRTKNELIQLARDREKDRIAKQIENQRRLEQQTEFDELMAKGRTYFQQQNFFQARLNFAQASNIFPNNEDALVWKNRAEKKMEEEEARKQAEIAQAEAAKVARADSMFVAQQLDKGKRYFDVEQYRQAIDAWEAGLVRVPDNAELRSWIERTKSLMENRVAEMRRRAQTYEAQGNNVEAIQTYNRLLNEAELGTAERNAIAAKVAELDRKLTIGQHFNQGVKYYIDRRYAEAIESFKRAKEAEPGNKTIDKYIWDAESRLNAREEAFASEDVRSKYVEALRLNKSGRSEEALKMLEEIQRQQRYNKRILDLIDLIRDKLRK